The stretch of DNA ATCAATGTGCAGTTGACCTTGATGTTAGTTATTTTGAAGTAGGCAATATTGCCGGCACAGACTACAACATAAAAACTAGAACAAGTAATCGTCGTGGTATGGATGCGTTAGAACATTTACTGTTCACAGAAACATTAGACCATAGCTGTAAAAGTGATAGTTTGGGCCCTCAAAACTGGAATCAACGCCCCGAGTTAGAAAGAAAAGTCGCCCGTTGTGCATTTGCCATTGAAGTCGCAAATGACATAAGCGATTCAGCACTGTCGTTAGAAAATCAGTGGCTAGGAACAAATAATGATGGTTTTGGTCAAGTGTTAAAATCGATTTCGAGCAGTTCGACGAACGCAGCTTTTGAAGATATCGATGCAGTAATCAATCATCTTACCGACGCGTTATTTTATTTAGACACCATAACTAAAGACGCAAAAATCGGCGCGCCAATTGGTTTAATTACCAACAGCTGTGGCACTGCAACCTGCCTAAAGGATATAGAATCCCAGATAAGTAAGCATTCACTAGAAAATATTAAAGCTAACCTTAATGCACTATTAATCATATTCCAAGGTACTAGTCCTGAACAACAAATTGCCTTTGACGATTATCTCATTGCTGTTGGCGCCGAGAGCTTAGCGGAGCAAATGCGTGCTGATATTGAAAGTGCTATCACGAGCATTGATGAGTTTGCCGAGCAAGATAGTTTTGAGAACGCGGTTCAAAACAATCCGGCTAGTATTCAAACACTTTATCAAAATACTAAGAAGATCACCGACAATCTTAAGTCCGCGTTTATTGTCTTTTTATCATTACAACTGCCAAGTTCATCTGCAGGAGATGCTGATTAATGAAAAAATACTTTGTAGGCTCACCACTAGCTATCGCTGTAATGTCAGCTCTAACTGCCTATTCATCTTCTAGTTTTGCATTGGATGATTTGAATAACGAGGCCAAAGTTAGTACGAAAAAAAGCGTTG from Psychrosphaera aestuarii encodes:
- a CDS encoding imelysin family protein yields the protein MTTKFNKTLQILTVFTSLAMLGACSDSTSSETGSEFNGNQGSSNNNTNIDFNKQTLVANLVDHVYLPSVSKFTAFASEQALATTAFCDDLINNQTVNAELELAAQQSWKQAMSAWQTLEMMQIGPLADNENQLRNQIYSWPVDNQCAVDLDVSYFEVGNIAGTDYNIKTRTSNRRGMDALEHLLFTETLDHSCKSDSLGPQNWNQRPELERKVARCAFAIEVANDISDSALSLENQWLGTNNDGFGQVLKSISSSSTNAAFEDIDAVINHLTDALFYLDTITKDAKIGAPIGLITNSCGTATCLKDIESQISKHSLENIKANLNALLIIFQGTSPEQQIAFDDYLIAVGAESLAEQMRADIESAITSIDEFAEQDSFENAVQNNPASIQTLYQNTKKITDNLKSAFIVFLSLQLPSSSAGDAD